A genomic window from Fibrobacterota bacterium includes:
- a CDS encoding DNA topoisomerase 3 has product MRLYIAEKPSVARVLATELGQTKKGDGWLQCGTDFVTWAFGHLLEMAMPEAYNPGFAKWRVEDLPILPTDWKMLPKNDEGAKKQLELVGRMLKAATEVVNAGDPDREGQLLVDEILQAHGYTGPVKRFWVSAQDSVSIKRGLAALKDNVEFKGFADAAVARGRADWLIGMNLSRAFTLSARRGGADKTLLTVGRVQTPTLAMVVARDREIEAFKAVSYITITALFEHANGPFKGRWKPAEGQVGLDDQGRLVDAELAKTILKTISGKTGIITGVKTEEKSDPPPRPFSLGTLTFAASKRWGYGAEEILKAAQNLYEAKLVTYPRTDCEYLPESQHADAPAVLAAMKTTFPSLAKLVDNADPKRKSRAWNDEKITAHHGMIPTQHRGNPGTLPEIEQNLYQLVARTYLAQFYPDHQYLATAVQVAVEGYDFAANGRVVTEAGWQKILKPEEPDDKKDDDEGPQLLPAMTENDPVKCVKGEKKEKKTKPPPRFTEGTLVKAMENVHKFVEDPELKKLLKEEDGIGTPATRATIISELRRRRFMESKKKAIISTELGRSLVDALPDDVKSPVLTALYERDFKEIQAGKATISDFLKKQSDFVTTQVREANSRSTVVSGAAVEGPECPVCKAGRLRRIPGKQGHFWSCSRWQADTPCKSTWEDDDGKPAFSGPKGSVPCPICKKGYLRRIGYKDKFFWGCSRYREGCKGAAEDQDGKPVLAQATPAASGEPTAHSSVPSQGEATKGASRKASGEPTRTLEATPIQEPSGNGLLDLL; this is encoded by the coding sequence ATGCGTCTTTACATCGCGGAGAAACCATCGGTGGCCCGGGTTCTGGCCACGGAGCTGGGACAGACGAAAAAGGGCGACGGCTGGCTGCAGTGCGGGACGGATTTTGTCACATGGGCCTTCGGTCACCTGCTGGAGATGGCCATGCCGGAGGCGTACAATCCCGGCTTCGCCAAATGGCGCGTGGAAGACCTGCCCATCCTGCCCACCGACTGGAAAATGCTGCCCAAGAACGACGAGGGCGCGAAAAAGCAGTTGGAGCTGGTGGGGCGCATGCTCAAGGCCGCCACGGAAGTGGTGAACGCCGGCGACCCGGACCGCGAAGGGCAATTGCTGGTGGACGAGATCCTCCAGGCCCACGGCTACACGGGGCCCGTCAAACGCTTCTGGGTGAGCGCCCAGGACAGCGTTTCCATCAAGCGGGGACTGGCCGCCCTGAAAGACAATGTGGAATTCAAAGGCTTCGCCGATGCGGCGGTGGCACGGGGACGCGCCGACTGGCTGATCGGGATGAACCTTTCGCGGGCCTTCACGCTCTCCGCGCGTCGAGGCGGCGCCGACAAAACCCTTCTGACGGTGGGTCGTGTGCAGACACCAACGCTGGCCATGGTGGTGGCGCGCGATCGCGAGATCGAGGCGTTCAAGGCTGTATCGTACATCACGATCACGGCGCTGTTCGAGCACGCCAACGGGCCCTTCAAGGGACGCTGGAAACCGGCCGAGGGCCAGGTGGGACTCGACGACCAGGGCCGGTTGGTGGACGCCGAGCTCGCCAAGACCATCCTGAAGACAATTTCCGGAAAGACGGGAATTATCACCGGCGTGAAGACGGAGGAAAAATCCGATCCTCCCCCGCGCCCGTTCTCGCTGGGCACGCTCACCTTCGCCGCCTCCAAGCGCTGGGGCTACGGCGCCGAAGAGATCCTGAAGGCCGCGCAGAACCTCTACGAAGCCAAGTTGGTGACGTATCCGCGTACCGACTGCGAGTACCTGCCGGAGAGCCAACACGCCGACGCGCCCGCGGTGCTCGCGGCCATGAAGACCACGTTTCCGTCGCTGGCCAAGCTGGTGGACAACGCCGACCCCAAGCGCAAGTCGCGCGCCTGGAACGACGAGAAAATCACCGCCCACCACGGCATGATCCCCACCCAGCACCGGGGCAATCCCGGCACCTTGCCGGAGATCGAACAGAATCTGTACCAGCTGGTGGCCCGCACCTACCTGGCCCAGTTCTACCCGGACCACCAGTACCTCGCCACCGCCGTGCAGGTGGCTGTGGAAGGCTACGACTTCGCCGCCAACGGACGCGTGGTCACGGAGGCCGGCTGGCAGAAGATCCTCAAGCCGGAAGAACCGGACGACAAAAAAGACGACGACGAAGGCCCGCAGCTGTTGCCCGCGATGACAGAAAACGACCCCGTCAAGTGCGTGAAGGGCGAGAAGAAGGAAAAGAAGACCAAGCCTCCGCCGCGCTTCACCGAAGGCACCCTGGTGAAGGCCATGGAGAACGTCCACAAGTTCGTGGAAGACCCCGAGCTGAAGAAGCTCCTCAAGGAGGAAGACGGCATCGGGACCCCCGCCACGCGCGCGACCATCATCTCGGAATTGCGGCGGCGGCGGTTCATGGAGTCCAAGAAGAAGGCCATCATCAGCACCGAACTGGGCCGGAGCCTGGTGGACGCGCTTCCCGACGACGTCAAGAGCCCCGTGCTCACGGCCCTGTACGAGCGCGACTTCAAGGAGATCCAGGCGGGCAAAGCCACCATTTCCGACTTCCTGAAGAAGCAGTCGGATTTTGTCACCACCCAGGTTCGCGAGGCCAACTCGCGATCGACGGTGGTTTCCGGCGCGGCAGTGGAGGGCCCCGAGTGCCCGGTCTGCAAGGCGGGGCGATTGCGACGCATTCCCGGCAAGCAGGGGCACTTCTGGAGCTGCTCGCGTTGGCAGGCCGACACCCCTTGCAAATCCACCTGGGAAGACGACGACGGCAAGCCTGCCTTTTCCGGACCCAAGGGAAGCGTTCCGTGCCCCATCTGCAAGAAGGGGTACCTGCGGCGCATCGGCTACAAGGACAAGTTCTTCTGGGGCTGCTCGCGCTACCGCGAAGGCTGCAAAGGCGCGGCGGAAGACCAAGACGGCAAGCCCGTGCTGGCCCAGGCAACACCTGCGGCATCGGGAGAGCCTACGGCACACTCTTCCGTCCCAAGCCAAGGGGAAGCCACCAAAGGGGCGTCTCGGAAGGCGAGCGGAGAACCCACCCGGACTCTCGAGGCAACCCCAATCCAGGAACCTTCCGGAAACGGCCTGCTAGATCTGCTCTAG